In one Gossypium hirsutum isolate 1008001.06 chromosome D09, Gossypium_hirsutum_v2.1, whole genome shotgun sequence genomic region, the following are encoded:
- the LOC107892768 gene encoding probable serine/threonine-protein kinase PBL28 has protein sequence MKKATNVWVFIFIIIVNVAFSQKTNCTLDFEFKVASNSSNENGDWGGFLNQNHCGTTFNGYLKALGVRANQTGFIFLDSSEQTRCLNSMKRFDCGMEKLTSGGGGCSNYSTADVEQKLGNELRSLSENCRFASCGSCVRSWESINGGSNLEESMICRFAVLVSLTSLKVEDEENIQRIYECLSNNTRVYGAIKDVLLKKPGCPKFPIKEVYFATNSLDESNFIGEGTADINSIYVYISGKVYKGILSNKEHVAIKHIIKDGKVETFVREVTSLSHINHPNLVRLVGYCSSKQHCFLIYELCPNGNLANWLFGKDRVLSWIKRLEIAVGSARGLQFLHTYSEGCIVHRDIKPTNILLGPNFEPKLSDFGLCKVIEIGETYVSSEVRGTFGYVDPEYQNDRRVNSSGDVFSFGVVLLQILSGKKVFNLNLEKPIPLNKMARILRRGGSVQRFADPKLEGQSSMEAFDITFKLALSCTSLKQQRPSMEQVVVNLEKALHISTMATASTPQTTP, from the exons ATGAAAAAGGCCACAAATGTCTGGGTTTTCATCTTCATAATCATTGTCAACGTTGCATTTTCCCAGAAAACAAACTGTACCCTTGATTTCGAGTTCAaagttgcctcaaattcaagcaaTGAGAATGGCGATTGGGGTGGATTTCTTAACCAAAACCATTGTGGAACCACATTCAATGGCTACCTCAAAGCATTGGGGGTTAGAGCAAATCAAACTGGGTTTATATTCTTGGATTCAAGTGAGCAAACGAGGTGCTTGAATTCAATGAAAAGATTCGATTGTGGGATGGAGAAGCTAACATCGGGTGGTGGGGGATGCTCCAATTATTCGACGGCCGATGTTGAACAAAAACTGGGGAATGAGCTGCGGAGTTTGAGTGAAAATTGTAGGTTTGCTTCATGTGGTTCGTGTGTTAGAAGCTGGGAATCCATTAATGGAGGGTCGAATTTAGAAGAGTCGATGATTTGCAGGTTTGCGGTGCTGGTTTCATTGACAAGTCTTAAGGTTGAAGATGAGGAGAATATTCAAAGGATTTATGAATGCCTTTCCAATAACACCCGCGTTTATGGAG CAATTAAGGATGTTTTATTGAAGAAACCAGGTTGTCCAAAATTCCCAATCAAAGAGGTTTATTTTGCTACCAACAGTTTAGATGAATCAAATTTCATTGGTGAAGGAACTGCTG ATATTAATtcaatttatgtatatatatcggGAAAGGTGTATAAAGGCATACTATCAAACAAGGAGCATGTTGCAATAAAGCACATTATAAAGGATGGAAAGGTGGAGACATTTGTGAGGGAAGTTACAAGTTTATCTCACATCAACCATCCAAACCTTGTGAGATTGGTTGGTTATTGTTCAAGTAAACAACATTGCTTCCTCATATATGAACTCTGCCCTAATGGGAACCTTGCAAATTGGCTATTTG GGAAAGACAGGGTGCTTTCATGGATCAAGAGGCTGGAGATCGCGGTCGGCAGTGCTCGAGGTCTTCAGTTTCTCCATACATATTCTGAAGGCTGCATAGTTCATCGTGATATCAAG CCAACAAACATTCTGTTGGGGCCAAACTTTGAACCGAAGCTGTCGGATTTTGGGTTATGTAAGGTGATTGAAATTGGTGAAACCTATGTGAGCTCCGAAGTTAGAGGAACATTCGGGTATGTCGATCCTGAATATCAAAACGATCGCCGAGTCAATTCATCTGGCGATGTTTTCAGCTTTGGAGTTGTGTTGCTCCAGATCCTGTCGGGGAAGAAGGTTTTCAATTTGAACCTGGAAAAACCAATCCCCTTGAATAAAATG GCCAGAATCCTAAGAAGAGGTGGGAGTGTACAACGATTTGCAGACCCAAAACTTGAAGGCCAATCCTCAATGGAAGCTTTTGACATAACATTCAAGCTGGCACTCTCATGCACATCACTCAAACAACAACGACCATCAATGGAGCAAGTTGTTGTCAACTTAGAGAAGGCCCTTCACATTTCAACAATGGCCACTGCTTCAACTCCACAAACCACACCCTAA
- the LOC107956291 gene encoding probable E3 ubiquitin-protein ligase ATL44, with protein sequence MGIIIAVILLFLGIGVLVLVHLCIVGRSFIIRRFRNPSRFDTNNNSNTNPTMSEDDVQKLPCYDYSAKEKENSTCFQVLDCAICLEDFKMGEKCRLLPLCKHSFHAECVDSWLLRNPICPVCRTGAGSGESESDLGC encoded by the coding sequence ATGGGCATTATCATCGCTGTGATTCTTCTGTTTCTTGGCATTGGAGTGCTGGTTTTAGTCCATTTATGTATAGTAGGCAGATCCTTCATCATTAGACGATTTCGTAACCCTTCGAGATTTGACACAAACAACAATAGCAACACGAACCCAACCATGTCCGAGGACGATGTTCAAAAGCTTCCATGTTATGATTACAGtgcaaaagagaaagaaaacagCACTTGTTTTCAAGTCCTGGATTGTGCTATCTGCTTGGAAGACTTCAAGATGGGTGAAAAATGTAGGCTTTTGCCACTTTGCAAGCATAGTTTCCATGCTGAATGTGTGGATTCATGGCTTCTGAGGAACCCCATTTGCCCCGTTTGTCGAACCGGTGCCGGTTCAGGCGAGTCCGAATCAGATTTAGGTTGCTGA